CGTTTCGTTCTGGGGAGAGGAAATCGCGAGAAGCAGGCAGCCGTCGTCCGTCGATGTATCATGATGGACGGTTCCGGCTTCGGCGCGGTGATAGTCCCCGACCGCCATCGGGCGTCCGGCGATCCGGCAGCCGCCTTCCAGCACGTAGAGCTCTTCCACGGCGGTGTGCCGATGCGGAGCATACCTCGTGCCGGGCGCGAAACGGAGGAGCGTGGTAATCCGCCGGGAGGCCGGATCGAACGAGAGCAACTTGGCCGTGACTCCCGGGGCGATTTCTCGCCACGTTCCCTCCGAGGCCTTGATAAAGGTCAAGCCTTTGATCGGTTGTCTGCCGGCGATCTTGGCCTTCCAGTACCCGATCCGCTCGGACGTGACCAAACGGATCAGACAAGTCCGCAAGAGGTGTTTCATGGCGGTCCAACGCGATCGCGGCCGGTCGTCCGGAAGACCGGCGTCTTGAGGGAGAACGGCGCTACGTTCATCGATCGGACCGCTGCTCCGCAGGTCGAACGTCGCGTCGGCATTCCGAACGGCTTGATGACTTCCGATACGGGAGAGGAGTCGTTCTCTGAGTGAATCGCTCGGTTTGACGGAACCTGCGCTGAAAGCCACGGTATCGGCGGTCAATTCGAATTGCTCGGCTTCGCGGGCCGCTTCCAGCGCAATCCGGTCGACGAGCCGGTCGCGAAGAGTCGGCGGTGGCGGCGCCGGTTTCACCGCATAGGCAAGAAGCCCGGCAAGTTCTTCATAAACCCGGACGGTTTGCCGAAAGGATGGCGATTCATCTTCGATTCTCGCCGTCAAGACCTGCCGATCCTCGATCTCCAAAATCCCCAGAGCCTGGAGAATCGCCATCTCTTCCCGGTCATGAGGCAATTCGATCCCCGTCACGGCGTCAATCCTTCCTCGTAGGGGGCCAGGGCTTCTCGTAATTTAATCATGTCCAATCTGATTCTCGTCTTCACGGTGCCGAGAGGCAACCGCAGGTGCTCCGCAATCTCACTCTGACTCAACCCATAAAAATAGGCCAGCGCGATGGCGCCGCGCTGCTCGTCGGTCAATGTCGCCAAGGCCTGGCGCACGAACCGTCGGCGCTCCTGCCCCGCCATGTCCTGTTCCGGTGTGTCCCCATCACTGGCGAACAACTCGGCGGCGTCCAGCGGTTCCAACCGTCCATACTCGGCCGCGCCCGCGCGGAATCGATCGATGGCCCTCGTTCTCGCCAACATCATCAACCAGGCGCCGGGCGCGCCTCTGGTTTGATCATAGGTATGGGCCTGACGCCATACTTGAGTATACACGTCCAACGTGACTTCCTCGGCGGCCTCGCGATTCTTGAGAATTTTGAGGGCTAGCCCGAACACCTGGGGGCTTGTCCGATCGTACAACGCGGCGAGCGCGGCCTGATCGCCCTGAGCGGTGAGCGCAATGAGATTGGCCCACTCTTCGTCTTGCGCCGGCTTGGTCGGTTCCATGGTCATGATCGGCATACGGTCCTCCATCGCTCTACGAGTACGGGCCTGGGAGGAAGATCGGATTGCCGGTTGCTGGACGTTGATCGCTCGGTCGCGCGGGGCACTATAACACCGCATACATGGGTCGGCAAGAAAACCCGCCTCCATGAATACACCAAAAAATAGATCCGACCGGACGATCACCTCGTAGTGAGGAACGGACCGCCGGCATGAACGACATCACGCGACAGATGAGCAGCCCCAGTGATACCGAGACAAACTCTCCGCCACCCTCTTCCAGCAGCGCCGGTTCTAACAGACCAGGGCCAGCCACGCTTCCGGTCATGTTCGCTCATCCCGCCGGAAATGCCCGGGTGGGACAGAAGGTGTTCCGCTTTGAGACATTCGGAAATTAAAAATCGGGAATTAAAAAATCCGGACCGGCGCAGTCAGGTTGCCGCAGGGTATCGCCGCCGCGGGCATCACGCCGCAAGCGACATCATCAGAACGACAGATCCAAATCGAACATCGTCTCGTAATGATGAACAAAGGGCCGTCTTCGGAGGCATCGACGTATTCAAGCTCAATGACCAAGGGGAACATTCAAACCATGTGGGGGTACCGGGGTCCGGAAGTCATGACGGCGCGGCTCCGGAACTAATTCTTTTATCGGTCTCGGTCGCCGATGAAACCTCCGCGCAATCAGGAGTGAGCCGATGAATGCCTATCGTAAACTGGATATCAATCTGTCTCCTCGCCGGAACCCCCTCAAGGAAGACCTTCGTCAATTCGCCCGGATGGTCTTGCACCCGGCCGCCGCAGCCCTCGATCGCCTCAGCGACCCCACAATACGTGATCGATCCAGGCTCTCGAATCGCATGATGAACTGGCCATCTCGTGCCTATCACAAGCCATTCGCTCCGTCGAAGATTTCGCAATCCGGGTGGAGAAAACGGCATCGGGCAACCATCAATAAAAGGAGGAACCATGAGATCGTCTGTGTATTCGTCCCTCGGTGTCGTGCTCGCGCTCGGACTCTTGTCCGGCTGCAGCGGCAGCGGCAGCGACACCGTACCCGTCGTCTCGCCGACCGGCCCCGTCGCCGCGATAGAGGACCAACGTGATTTGCCCGAACCGGAGGCGCTGACGTCGGAGGAAGCCACGCTGGTCGGCCAAGCCGAATCCGAACCCGATCCGGCCTCATTGCCGGATTTGTAATCCACCCCGCTCGTGGAGCGGATCAACTCAGAAGGGAGGACCCCATGTTCGCTCGAATTCGACCGCTCATCCTGACCGTGCTGGCGCTGTTTGTCGCGACGCCGGTCTTGGCCGCCAGCCACCGCGAGGCCCCGTTGATCGCCAATGATCCGACGGCGGACATCACGGACTTCTATTTCTTCCGGAGCTGGCAGGACCCAGACAAAGCCGTCCTGATCATGAACGTGATCCCCGGCCAGGAGCCGGGATCAGGCCCCAACTATTTCAACTTCGCGGACGACGTGTTGTACGAAATTCATATCGACAACAATAAAAACAATATCGCCGCCGACATCGTGTATCAGATCCGTTTCAAGACCGAGATCCGCCCGCCGGGCAATGTCTTTCCGCTGTCCTATGTCGCGCTTCCACCGATCACGGCCCTCACGGGAAGCGGGTCGGAAGGACTGCTCCTCCGTCAAAGTTACACGGTGACGGAAGTCCGCTACGGCCGGCGACCGAGAGATCTCGGTACCGGCGTGATGTATGCCGTCCCCTCCAACGTGGGTCCCCGCACGATGCCGAACTGCGAGAGTCTCGCCGAGAAGGGCATCTATCCGCTGAGGAACGGCGGGCGAGTGTTTGCGGGTCAGCGTGATGAGACCTTCTACATCGACCTCGGTGGGACGTTCGACGCGCTGAATCTGCACATCTCGCCGATTCTGTCCGACGCCGACGATGCCGACGACTCGATCATCGTCGGAGCGCCGGCATCCGGGAACGCCGATACGTTCAGCGGGTTCAACGTCAACACGATCGCGTTGGAAATCCCCATCAGTGAACTCGTCGGACCGAGGGGGAACAAGGTCCTCGGCGCCTATGCCACCGCGAGCCGGCCGAAAGTCAGCGTCATCAAGAAGAACGGCGACCGTCAGAACAGCCGCCGGTTTGTCCAGGTGGCGCGGATGGGCAATCCGTTGGTCAACGAGCTGATCATCCCGACGACCATGAAGGATAAGTGGAACGCGACCGATGCGGAAGACGAGAACGAGTTTGTCTCGTTCTACTGCAACTCCGCGCTGGCCACGGCGCTCGATACCGTGTTCGGCACCGGCTTCCCGACGGCAGGGCGTGAGGATCTCGTGAACGCGTTGCTTCGGTACGCACCCGGGCCATCGGTGTGCGGATCGGGGAGAATCAATGAAAGGCTGGCCGACCTTCTGCGCGTCGATCTGGATATTCCTCCCACTCCGGCCGCCGCCCAGAAGCGACTGGGGCCGCTCGCCCATGACGCAAGCGGCAATGCGACGCCGGATAGGGCCGGCTGGCCGAACGGCCGCCGGCCGAACGATGACGTCACCGACGTGGCCTTGCGCGTGGTGGCCGGAATTTTGACGAACCCCGTGCCGAATCTCGGAGACGGCGTGAACTTCAATGTCGGGTCCGTCGGCGGCAATAAGACCGACAACGGTATCGCATTGGGGTTTCCCTTCCTTCCGACACCGCATGACGGACGGGACCGTCGGCATATCGATCCCCAGGAGAACTATTAACCGTCCTGGTGGGAGGCGCCGCGCCGAGGTGCGACGCCTCCCACCGTTCCCGAACATGGCATGACCCGGCGGCCGCACCGATATTCGAGAATAGACCATGAATCGACTCCTTACCGTGGTCGGCATGATCGGCTGGTTCGTGTTGAGTGAAGTCGGCGCCTCGTACTCCGAGCCCTACCGGCCGACGGATGATGCGCGGGTCCTTGAGCGACTGAGTTTGAGAGCGTCCGATCCCTTCGCGCGCGAGATCGAACCCCTGCGAGCCGATCTGCGGCGGAATCCTCGCAATCTCGAGACTGCGGTCATACTGGCCGCTCGCTACATTGAACAAGGGCGATCGGAAGGCGACCCCCGTTTTCTTGGGCAAGCGCAGGCGGCCCTCAGTCCTTGGTGGAGCCGACCGACCCCTCCGCCCGCCGTGCTCCTCTTGCGAGCGACGATCAGGCAGAACGCCCATGAATTCGATCTCGCCCTGGCCGACCTCGATCAAGCGCCGGCGGTTCAACCGACCAACGCCCAAGCCTGGCTGACCAAAGCCTCCATCCTCCAGGTACAGGCTCGTTACGACGATGCGCGCCGAGCCTGCCGGAGGCTCGCACGGCTGGCTGCCTCTCATGTGCTTCTCGGATGCCTGGGAGACATCGCTGGAGTGACGGGCCAGTCGGCAAAGAGCCGAGCGTCACTCCGAGGGGTGCTGTCCGACCCAGGTCTTTCAGGTCGGGAGCGGATCTGGATTGCGACGATCCTGGCCGAAACAGCCGCCCGCGCCGGGGCCATTCGTGATGCCGAGCAAGCCTTCGCCGACGCCTTCAAGGTCGGCATCAAGGATCAATATTTGCTCGGTGCCTATGCGGATTTCCTGCTGGACCAGGGCCGGCATCGGGACGTCGTCTCTTTACTCCGACCTGAAACACGAGCCGATGGACTGCTCTTGCGATTGGCTCTCGCGGAGCAGGCGTTGAACCTGCCCGCGCTCCAGAACCATACGGCCGAATTGGCGGCTCGCTTCGCCGCGGCTCGCGAGCGCGGGACGACCGTCCATGCCAGGGAGGAAGCGCGGTTTACGCTGGCGTTGTTGGGGGATTCGAAACGAGCGCTGGCGTTGGCTCGTGAGAATTGGAACGTCCAGCGGGAACCGGCGGATGCCAGGATTCTCCTCGAATGTGCGCTGATAGCTGGAAACCGTGCGGCAGCTCAGCCGGCGCTCGATTGGATGAAACTTAACCGCGTGGAAGACTTTCATCTGCAACGGCTCGCGCGGCAATTCCAGGAGGCCGCATTGTAATGCGTACCCTGCTTGTCATCGCCTGGCTTCTCGTCAGTCTCCCTGCTTGGGCCCACAAGCCCAGCGACGGCTATCTTTCCCTGTCGATTCAGCACGATCACATTGAAGGGCAGTGGGACATCGCGTTACGCGATCTCGACAATGCGATCGGATTAGACAGTGATGGAAACGGCGAACTCACCTGGGGAGAAGTCCGGAACAAGCATGATGCGATCCAGGCCTATGCCCTGTCTCGTCTGACACTATCCGCCGATCTACAGGCCTGTGCGACGCAGGTGCTGGAACAACTCATCGATCATCACACGGACGGAGCCTACTCGGTCCTGCGTTTCCGTTCAGATTGCGGCCGGACAATCCAACGGCTCCATGTGGACTACCGACTGCTCTTCGACATCGACGCGCAACACAAGGGACTTCTTCGCTTGACCCAGGGCGGACACACCGGCACCGCCATTTTCAGTCAGGAGTCTCCGGCTCAAACATTCTCCATGGCGACCCGATCGCGCTGGATCGAAAGCGCCCAATTCATTCACGAGGGCATCTGGCACATCTGGCTGGGGTTCGACCATGTCTTGTTTCTGCTTGTCCTCCTCCTTCCCGCCGTCTTAGTCCGAGTCGACGGCCGTTGGCAGGCCGTCACGGATTTCTCGACGGTCTGGTGGAACGTCGTCAATATCGTCACGGCCTTTACCATCGCTCATTCGCTGACCTTGAGTCTGGCCGCCCTCGATATCGTCCACTTACCGTCCCGCTTAGTGGAATCGACCATCGCCGCCTCGGTTGTGCTCGCGGGGCTTGGTAATCTGTACCCCGCGATGGTGGCTCGTCGTTGGACGATCGCCTTTGGATTTGGGCTTATCCATGGATTCGGGTTTGCCGCGGCACTCACGGACCTAGGATTGCCTCAGAACTCAATAATGCTGAGCTTGGTCAGCTTCAACATCGGGGTGGAACTCGGCCAGATCGCCATCGTCGCCACGTTCTTGCCGCTTGCTTACCTGACCCGCCGCTCCTGGTCCTACCCAAGATTCGTCCTGGCCGGCGGATCGCTGGCGGTGACCGCCGTCGCGCTGATCTGGTTCACTGAACGGGCCTTCGACCTTCAATTGTTCGCCCACCAATAAAACGCTCCTGCTTCCCGCTCCCAAGATTCGGAAAAGCCGTCGCCCCATCGTTTTTCCAAGGAGAGGAACTGCTTCTTGGATCGCCTCGCTGCATTGCGGCGACCCAGCGGTTTTAATATCCGGCGGTCGTTCGACAGGATGTGAGCAGAAACGGCCCCGCCCTCTACTCTCCCTGAATCGGCACGTACAGGACGTTCCCCTGCCGATTGACGAGCAGGAGGGCAAGATCGGTCGGTTTGAGAGGATCGGCCAGCCGCTGCAAGGTGGAAAAACTCAAGACGGGCTGTCGGTTGAGTTCAAGAATGACGTCGCCCGGCTGAAGACCGGACACCTCGGCCGGCGCCCCCTCCTCGATATCGGTCACGACGACACCGCTCGTGACGGGCAAGTCCATCTGCCTCGCGAGCGAGACGGTGATGTCATCGAACACCACGCCGGAGAGCGGATGCACGGCGGAGGCGACCGACGACGAGAGTTGGGCCTTCTTGGCTCGCTCGCGCGGAGCCTCTTGGATCACCAGTTCGGCCTGGTGCGGTCTGCCGTCTCGGATGAGATCGATCTGATGTTTGCTGCCGATCGGGGCTTGCGCGATGAGATTGCGCAGATGACCGCTGTCCATGACGTCGCGGCCGCCGAAACGCACGACCACGTCTCCCCGCTTGAGGCCGGCCCGTTCGGCCGACCCCTTGGGCTGCACGTCCGTCACGATCGCGCCCTTGATATCCGGCAGGCGGAAAATCTTGGCCAGCATCGGGCTCACGTCCTGCGTCGAGGCTCCGAGAAATCCTCGGACGACCCGACCGGTTTTGAGCAAACTTTGCATCGCGGCGCGAGCCATGTTGCTGGGAATCGCAAAGCCGACCCCCACGTTCCCGCCGGTGGGGCTCGCGATCGCCGTGTTGATGCCCACCAACTCGCCGTGGATGTTGACGAGGGCTCCTCCCGAATTCCCCGGATTGATTGGCGCATCGGTTTGGATGAAGTCCTCGAAGTCCGCCACACCGACATCCGCCCGTCCGACGGCGCTCACGATGCCGAAGGTCACGGTACGACTCAGTCCGAGCGGGCTGCCGATCGCCAACACAAAGTCCCCCACCGCGAGCTTGCTCGAGTCGCCCCAGGTCGCCGCCGCCAGATTCGTCGCTTGAATTTTCACCACCGCCACGTCGGTTTTCGGATCGCTCGCTACCACCTTCCCCTTGAACTGACGGCGATCAGACAAAATGACTTCGACGTCGACCGCGTCGGCCACCACGTGGTTGTTCGTGACGATCAATCCGTCCGGCGAAACGATCACCCCGGACCCTTGGCCATATTGCCGGCGGGCCGGAGGCTCCTTGAACAGCCCGAACGGTAACGCCTCATCGCTGAACGCCTGGTCGCGCACCACCACGGTGGAGGCGATGCTCACCACCGCCGGAATGACCTTGCCGGCGGCGGCCTTCACTTGACTCTGCAAATCCTGTCCACCGGCCGCGCGGACATCCGGCACATCCATCATCAAGCAGGCGAACACAGCCCAACCCGCTCTCATGCTCCAGACGGCCCATCCATTCATCAACCGGCGCGTGTTCACTGGCCACACTCCCTTTTGATCATCTGGCCCCAGATCCAAATGGCAATGCTGCGCGAACCTACCATAGGAAACCGACTTCTGCATCATATTCGAGAGAGGCGTTCCTCTGGACAGAGGAGGGAGAACGGGCCCTCTTAAAACCACAGCCGCACGCCGGCCACAAAACGAAGCTGACTGGGATTGCCGCCCTCGTCTCTCACCAACGTCGCGGTTTCGCCGAAACTTCGATCGATCGAGAATCCGACATAGGGGGCGAATTCCCGTCGGATCTCATAGCGGAGCCGCAGCCCGAACTCCAGATTGTTGAGGCCGGAGCCGGTTGTAAACCGCTCGACCCGTTGCGCCGCCACGTTCGTTTCGAACCGCCCTTGCAGGATCAATCGCTGCGTCAGCAAGAAATCCTTCGTCAACGACAGCCGCCCCGAAACATGACCGCCTTGATCAATGAAGAGCGCGGCCTCCAGTTCATAATTGTACGGCACGAGGCCCTGGATGCCGATCACACCCAGTCCGCGCGTCACATTCCGTCCGCGGAACTGTTGCGTTTCAATGCGCGAGCCGATCTGTACATCGTAGTATTTCGCGATGAACCGGCCGTACAACAGTTGGAAGTCCACGTCGTAGTCGGCCTTGAACGCCGTATCCTGCTGTCCCTCGCTTTTGAACCACAGCCGGTGATGGTCGCCGCCGTACCATCCGTCGATGTCCCATCGATAATCGTCCCGGCCGGGGCGGGCACCGCCGGCCGGACGATATTCCAGCACGTCAATCAGCGTAAACAGATAGGGCCGCTGGTCGTGCACGGGGCTCGGCCAATTCGCCAACGGAGGGGGCAGCGGTATTGGTGGCGACAGGGGAGATTCGGTCGATGGTTGTGCGCCGGCATCGGAGGCCAGACCGATCCCCACGAAGCAGGCCACGAAGCAAGCCAGGACAGCCGCCCACGGCCATGGCCTCCCAGTCCTCATGACGGGCTGTTCCGCTCGCCGCCGGCAACCTCGACGACTCTGAACATCCCGGCCTCCATGTGCAACAAGAGATGACAGTGGAGCGCCCACCGCCCGGGGGCGTCAACCGTCACGGCGACGGAGAGCCGCTCCGCCGGTTTGACGATCACCGTATGCTTACGCGGCAGAAACTCGCCGGCGCCATTTTCCAGCTCCATCCACATCCCGTGCAGATGAATCGGGTGCTCCATCATCGTATCGTTCACGAAGACCAGCCGCAGCCGCTCGCCGTCGCGAAGGGGGATCGGGGCGGGGGCCTCCGAATACTTCCTGCCGTCGAACGACCAGAGATACCGCACCATGTGGCCGGTGAGATGCAGTTCGATCGACCGTTCCGGCTCCCGTCGGTCATCCATGGGAGCGAGCCGTTTCAAGTCGGTATAGACCAACACCCGCCGTTCCATTTGATCAAGCCCCGTTCCCGGTTCCATCAGCCGGCTCCTGGCATATTCGGCTACCATCTGATTACCGGTTCCATGGTCGTCAGGACCATGCCGAACCCACTCCATGCCGACACCGCCAGAGAGTGCCCGACCCGCGACCATTCCATGGCCATGCCCCGCGTGACCTTCGTCGGGCGAATGTCCAGGCGATCCGTGCCGAGCCTGTGCCATCCCATGTGACCGGTGCTCGTCACGCCCCGCATCCATCCCGGCCATGATCATTCCTTCCATCTCCATCTTCATACCCATCCCCATGTCATCCATCGTGCGGAGCGGACGTGGGCGGCGCGGGGGAAGATCGCCGCTCATACCAGGTCGCGGGGCAAGCGTGCCTCGTGCGTAGCCGCTTCGATCCATCGCCTCGGCGAAAATGGTATAGGCTCGGTCTTCCTCCGGCCGAACGATCACGTCGTAGGTCTCAGCCGGCCCCATACGCAGTTCCTCCACCGTGACCGGTTGAACATTCTGCCCGTCGGCCTGCACGACCCTCATGGCGAGCCCCGGCACCCGCACATCGAAAAATGTCGTGGCCGCCGCATTGATCAATCGCAACCGCACCGACTCGCCGGGCTGAAACAGCCCCGTCCAGTTTCCAGACGGCGAAAGACCGTTCAGCAGATAGATCAAGGCGGAGCCGGTCACGTCGGCAAAATCCGTCGGGTCCATCCTCATCCAGTCCCACAGCAAATAATCCTGAAGCGCCGGCCAAAATCCCATCCGTCTCACATCCGACACGAATTCCACCGCCGTTCGTTTTTGAAAGTTGTAGTATCCACTGGTCTTCTTGAGATTGGCCAGAATCGTCTCCGGTTCCTCGACACTCCAGTCCGACAACAGCACGACATAGTCACGGTCAGAGCGAACAGGCTCTGGTTCCCGTGGCTCGATGATCAACGGCCCGTACATCCCCTTCAATTCCTGGCCGCCTGAATGGCTGTGGTACCAATAGGTACCGTTCTGTTGCACCGGAAAACGATAGGTAAAGCTCTCGCCCGGTTCGATGCCCGCGAAACTGACGCCGGGAACCCCATCCATCTCGAACGGCAGCAGAATCCCGTGCCAATGAATCGAGGTCGGCTCCCGCAAATGGTTCGTCACGCGGATCGTAACCTCTTGCCCTTCCTGTAGTCGAAGGAGAGGGCCGGGAACCGTGCCGTTGATCGTCACGGCGGTGCCGGCCCGTCCATCGACCGTGAAGGATCGCTCGCCGATCACGAGATCGATCAGCTCGCCGCTCAGGACCGACGGTTGCGTGCCGGCAGAGGGACCACGATGGCTCGCCCGGCCTGCGCACGCCGCAAGAAGCGACGGGATCGCCGCCAGCAACCCCAGCGCCCCGGCCCGTTTCAGCAGCAGACGTCTCGAAATCCCACCGCTCTCCTCTTCTGCTTCCTCGCGATGCCGCATGGCGCTTGACCCTCTGTTCCTTCCTGACAGGTGACCATGTTGACGCCGCATTCTACTCTTTCGGGGCCGGCAGAGATCCGCCCCGCCACAAGGCATAGAGCACCGGAATCACCAGCAATGTCAGCACGGTCGAGCTTATCATGCCGCCGA
This sequence is a window from Candidatus Nitrospira inopinata. Protein-coding genes within it:
- a CDS encoding cupin domain-containing protein, producing MTGIELPHDREEMAILQALGILEIEDRQVLTARIEDESPSFRQTVRVYEELAGLLAYAVKPAPPPPTLRDRLVDRIALEAAREAEQFELTADTVAFSAGSVKPSDSLRERLLSRIGSHQAVRNADATFDLRSSGPIDERSAVLPQDAGLPDDRPRSRWTAMKHLLRTCLIRLVTSERIGYWKAKIAGRQPIKGLTFIKASEGTWREIAPGVTAKLLSFDPASRRITTLLRFAPGTRYAPHRHTAVEELYVLEGGCRIAGRPMAVGDYHRAEAGTVHHDTSTDDGCLLLAISSPQNETAS
- a CDS encoding sigma-70 family RNA polymerase sigma factor; amino-acid sequence: MPIMTMEPTKPAQDEEWANLIALTAQGDQAALAALYDRTSPQVFGLALKILKNREAAEEVTLDVYTQVWRQAHTYDQTRGAPGAWLMMLARTRAIDRFRAGAAEYGRLEPLDAAELFASDGDTPEQDMAGQERRRFVRQALATLTDEQRGAIALAYFYGLSQSEIAEHLRLPLGTVKTRIRLDMIKLREALAPYEEGLTP
- a CDS encoding DUF4331 domain-containing protein; its protein translation is MFARIRPLILTVLALFVATPVLAASHREAPLIANDPTADITDFYFFRSWQDPDKAVLIMNVIPGQEPGSGPNYFNFADDVLYEIHIDNNKNNIAADIVYQIRFKTEIRPPGNVFPLSYVALPPITALTGSGSEGLLLRQSYTVTEVRYGRRPRDLGTGVMYAVPSNVGPRTMPNCESLAEKGIYPLRNGGRVFAGQRDETFYIDLGGTFDALNLHISPILSDADDADDSIIVGAPASGNADTFSGFNVNTIALEIPISELVGPRGNKVLGAYATASRPKVSVIKKNGDRQNSRRFVQVARMGNPLVNELIIPTTMKDKWNATDAEDENEFVSFYCNSALATALDTVFGTGFPTAGREDLVNALLRYAPGPSVCGSGRINERLADLLRVDLDIPPTPAAAQKRLGPLAHDASGNATPDRAGWPNGRRPNDDVTDVALRVVAGILTNPVPNLGDGVNFNVGSVGGNKTDNGIALGFPFLPTPHDGRDRRHIDPQENY
- a CDS encoding tetratricopeptide repeat protein; its protein translation is MNRLLTVVGMIGWFVLSEVGASYSEPYRPTDDARVLERLSLRASDPFAREIEPLRADLRRNPRNLETAVILAARYIEQGRSEGDPRFLGQAQAALSPWWSRPTPPPAVLLLRATIRQNAHEFDLALADLDQAPAVQPTNAQAWLTKASILQVQARYDDARRACRRLARLAASHVLLGCLGDIAGVTGQSAKSRASLRGVLSDPGLSGRERIWIATILAETAARAGAIRDAEQAFADAFKVGIKDQYLLGAYADFLLDQGRHRDVVSLLRPETRADGLLLRLALAEQALNLPALQNHTAELAARFAAARERGTTVHAREEARFTLALLGDSKRALALARENWNVQREPADARILLECALIAGNRAAAQPALDWMKLNRVEDFHLQRLARQFQEAAL
- a CDS encoding HupE/UreJ family protein; the encoded protein is MRTLLVIAWLLVSLPAWAHKPSDGYLSLSIQHDHIEGQWDIALRDLDNAIGLDSDGNGELTWGEVRNKHDAIQAYALSRLTLSADLQACATQVLEQLIDHHTDGAYSVLRFRSDCGRTIQRLHVDYRLLFDIDAQHKGLLRLTQGGHTGTAIFSQESPAQTFSMATRSRWIESAQFIHEGIWHIWLGFDHVLFLLVLLLPAVLVRVDGRWQAVTDFSTVWWNVVNIVTAFTIAHSLTLSLAALDIVHLPSRLVESTIAASVVLAGLGNLYPAMVARRWTIAFGFGLIHGFGFAAALTDLGLPQNSIMLSLVSFNIGVELGQIAIVATFLPLAYLTRRSWSYPRFVLAGGSLAVTAVALIWFTERAFDLQLFAHQ
- a CDS encoding Do family serine endopeptidase, which gives rise to MRAGWAVFACLMMDVPDVRAAGGQDLQSQVKAAAGKVIPAVVSIASTVVVRDQAFSDEALPFGLFKEPPARRQYGQGSGVIVSPDGLIVTNNHVVADAVDVEVILSDRRQFKGKVVASDPKTDVAVVKIQATNLAAATWGDSSKLAVGDFVLAIGSPLGLSRTVTFGIVSAVGRADVGVADFEDFIQTDAPINPGNSGGALVNIHGELVGINTAIASPTGGNVGVGFAIPSNMARAAMQSLLKTGRVVRGFLGASTQDVSPMLAKIFRLPDIKGAIVTDVQPKGSAERAGLKRGDVVVRFGGRDVMDSGHLRNLIAQAPIGSKHQIDLIRDGRPHQAELVIQEAPRERAKKAQLSSSVASAVHPLSGVVFDDITVSLARQMDLPVTSGVVVTDIEEGAPAEVSGLQPGDVILELNRQPVLSFSTLQRLADPLKPTDLALLLVNRQGNVLYVPIQGE
- a CDS encoding copper resistance protein B yields the protein MRTGRPWPWAAVLACFVACFVGIGLASDAGAQPSTESPLSPPIPLPPPLANWPSPVHDQRPYLFTLIDVLEYRPAGGARPGRDDYRWDIDGWYGGDHHRLWFKSEGQQDTAFKADYDVDFQLLYGRFIAKYYDVQIGSRIETQQFRGRNVTRGLGVIGIQGLVPYNYELEAALFIDQGGHVSGRLSLTKDFLLTQRLILQGRFETNVAAQRVERFTTGSGLNNLEFGLRLRYEIRREFAPYVGFSIDRSFGETATLVRDEGGNPSQLRFVAGVRLWF
- a CDS encoding copper resistance system multicopper oxidase, translating into MRHREEAEEESGGISRRLLLKRAGALGLLAAIPSLLAACAGRASHRGPSAGTQPSVLSGELIDLVIGERSFTVDGRAGTAVTINGTVPGPLLRLQEGQEVTIRVTNHLREPTSIHWHGILLPFEMDGVPGVSFAGIEPGESFTYRFPVQQNGTYWYHSHSGGQELKGMYGPLIIEPREPEPVRSDRDYVVLLSDWSVEEPETILANLKKTSGYYNFQKRTAVEFVSDVRRMGFWPALQDYLLWDWMRMDPTDFADVTGSALIYLLNGLSPSGNWTGLFQPGESVRLRLINAAATTFFDVRVPGLAMRVVQADGQNVQPVTVEELRMGPAETYDVIVRPEEDRAYTIFAEAMDRSGYARGTLAPRPGMSGDLPPRRPRPLRTMDDMGMGMKMEMEGMIMAGMDAGRDEHRSHGMAQARHGSPGHSPDEGHAGHGHGMVAGRALSGGVGMEWVRHGPDDHGTGNQMVAEYARSRLMEPGTGLDQMERRVLVYTDLKRLAPMDDRREPERSIELHLTGHMVRYLWSFDGRKYSEAPAPIPLRDGERLRLVFVNDTMMEHPIHLHGMWMELENGAGEFLPRKHTVIVKPAERLSVAVTVDAPGRWALHCHLLLHMEAGMFRVVEVAGGERNSPS